From the genome of Apostichopus japonicus isolate 1M-3 chromosome 17, ASM3797524v1, whole genome shotgun sequence:
aatttgtaattgtatacagcAGTGACCAGTATATTGTACATGACCTTCTAGCAATTTTGTGGTCAATACCGGTGAGCTATTTGATGGCACTGATTTGTTGCATATTAATCAACCAAATAATGCGTTTATATCAACTTTGATTGTTTGAATATTTAGCTGCTTATATAGGAGTCGATCATTAAAATCATTTTTGCTacaattttttcttcatataCAGTTAATGACGTCACAATGCCGTCACTGTCtggtttgttttatttgatgatTGTGGTTTCATTGACATCCGCACATTTCGTTTTAGGTGAAGAAAAATCTTCACCATGTCGAAGATTCGAGCCGACGTGGCAAGTCAATTGGGAAAACCAAGAAGCCTTGGGAAATGAAAGCTTCAATATTACTGACGTCATGGAATTTGTTGGTTTCTTATGGAACGCGAATTCGTGGATGGAAATGTTCGGGATGACTTGTGTTCAACATGCTCCATTGCTAAGTCAGATTAATATATCGGATTATGAAGCTACTATAGTTTATAATTTCTGTGAAAATATCGTTTCATCTCTCAGAGATGGAGATGAATGGAATTTTGGAGCATGTTGTCGAAATGGATTTGAAGAGTTATTCCCAACAAGTAATATATCTACaaatttcatttacatattagACGTCTGTGAGATTCAGGAAAAGTGTCAAGAGCTTGGCTGTGAATTGGAAGATATGTTTCAACATATTATCGATTGTTATTTAATTAGAAATCATAGTGAATATCTGATCATTTCATTGGTCGAGAGATGGTCCCTCCCCTTTCTCGATATTTTGGATTGGCTGGGGCCGTCTGCTTTTTCGGGAGATGCATTTGCCCTCTGTTCTTCCTTACGTCGTGTAAGTGGTATGAAACTGGCTGTTATCATTAATGAAACCAAGAATATCTCAGCCTATTTTCTAGCGGAGTTGCTCGAATACCTTAAACTATCATCGTTCTGTCAACGGCAGCCTATCAGATATAACTACATGATTAACTTAACATTAGGTTTGTATTATACAAACGGTAGAATCGGCTTCTGTGAAGATCTATCTACTGCGCATGAACAAAGAGATTTTCACAGTTTGTCCTTATTCTTTTTAGATCACTTTCCAGTTGTAATAGGTGATAAGGATTGGTGTCAGGAAATCTTATCTGTAATAACGTACTTTACACGATTTGAGTCGGATCCCGCCCTATGCACTTCATTACACAATTCTTTTCCATTCAATGACAGTGCAGACTTTAGCCAAACGATGTTTTACCGTAATCCAATGGTCGGGGCAATCGCTTTCATTGTCAAGCACACTTTAGAGGTTTACTCTATGCATGACTTTGCAACCGAATTTTGTAAATTGATTAATGTAACTGGCGATTACCCCACAAATTACTATTTACAAATGATATGTGAAATTGTCGGCACAAGTGATCTTTTTGACGTCGAAAGAAAATGTCTGGCAGCTTTTGTGCCCGGCAGTTCCACTAATCACGAAACATTTAATTTCTTCAGTATTAGACCGCTCACGGGCTCGTATCGATTAGCGATTGCTATCACCGCTGTCAAGAAAGTACTCAATCTAAGAGAAATATCCGGGTTTGAGCTGTGTGGCAGTTTAGGGGATTATTTTAATTTACGTCGAGAGAATCTTGAATCACTGTCTCGTGTCTTTCTTGGTGTTTTTCTGGGCGAAATACTCCCCATCGTCGCAAACTCTTGTAATGACTTTGCTAGTCATTTCGATGGGATACCTGATATTATCCAACATATCCTACCAGTGATGATTAGTGAGGTAATACCAGTTTTCATCGGTTATGATCGATTCGATGAACTTTGCTTGGATCTTATCAATAGCATAAATACGCACGGTTTCATCGAGGAGAGCGTTATACAAAATGTGAGTAACAGTATCATCTCTAACTTCCAGTCTAAAGCAGAGTGTATGAAACTCGTAGACTCATTTCAGCCGTTGCTATCATCGATTGGTCTTCCTGACTTGAATAGCCTCCTTAATCAGACAACCAACTTTGAAAGTGTAGATTCTCTTTGCGGAACTTTGGTTTTCTTCATGAACCCTCCGTGTTACGGTAGGTTCATATAGCTTGTGCATGTTCAACATTCATAGCTTTATCAATGCACATGCACTAAGTTTTATCTTATTCAATTTATAATATTCAGTACttcatatttatttctatttagTTCAAGCAAGTAATAGCTCCTTGATTTAAGCATATTGCATATTTGTATTCCAGTAATTCGATTTTAGATAATTTTCAGTTCACTTGTACTTAATTGTTTCTACATCACTACGTCTAgctatatatatcatacatatttacttGTCTCATATTTCATACGAAAAGTATCACTTGTGCTGGATGTTGTGCATCCTCCAACATTGTCCGTCTTCGCGCGCATTATTATCCATAGCAACGTCATGCGTTATGTGTCTTCACATTCGACATACTAAAACTTACCATAGGAGCACGACGTCATGCTTACATGGTTATAGTTTCCATCTAAAAGGACTGCGGTTGATAATGGATTAAGTTGTTTGATTTTCGTGCTCAGTATTTCGAGTGACTTTAATTAAAGTGCatccattaaaaaaatgtttttttgctgTTAAGGATCCATATGTGATATAAATGCGTTAACATTTGTCATGGTAATACATTTTAACTTCAACTATACCCTTAAAAGTGTTATTCGTTAGTGCAAGTCACAAGTGCAATTATCCACATCCTAGAAAATTATCTTTAGGAAATGTTCTTCGTTGTCAAGGATATATGCGTAGAAAGTGTACTTTTtagttcatggaaatgcactttCTAAAGGACATATCCTTACCTTTAAGCCTAACTGTATATGAATGGATGATAACGTGGTAGTATATTTTTGACAAGTTCTGCGTTATGACGGTAACGTGTATGTGCTGCATATTCATTATGATTACGACATCACTAGCATTG
Proteins encoded in this window:
- the LOC139984869 gene encoding uncharacterized protein isoform X2, which encodes MPSLSGLFYLMIVVSLTSAHFVLGEEKSSPCRRFEPTWQVNWENQEALGNESFNITDVMEFVGFLWNANSWMEMFGMTCVQHAPLLSQINISDYEATIVYNFCENIVSSLRDGDEWNFGACCRNGFEELFPTSNISTNFIYILDVCEIQEKCQELGCELEDMFQHIIDCYLIRNHSEYLIISLVERWSLPFLDILDWLGPSAFSGDAFALCSSLRRVSGMKLAVIINETKNISAYFLAELLEYLKLSSFCQRQPIRYNYMINLTLGLYYTNGRIGFCEDLSTAHEQRDFHSLSLFFLDHFPVVIGDKDWCQEILSVITYFTRFESDPALCTSLHNSFPFNDSADFSQTMFYRNPMVGAIAFIVKHTLEVYSMHDFATEFCKLINVTGDYPTNYYLQMICEIVGTSDLFDVERKCLAAFVPGSSTNHETFNFFSIRPLTGSYRLAIAITAVKKVLNLREISGFELCGSLGDYFNLRRENLESLSRVFLGVFLGEILPIVANSCNDFASHFDGIPDIIQHILPVMISEVIPVFIGYDRFDELCLDLINSINTHGFIEESVIQNVSNSIISNFQSKAECMKLVDSFQPLLSSIGLPDLNSLLNQTTNFESVDSLCGTLVFFMNPPCYESFTVSMTPSAVTSDPYDGLTFIQTFPYRYGTYSVMDRSISVGTGTNLPVGSYSEVVNPAFIRYMIPSKRLSAKRLSEVGVYVHILRSQFNVNSEAIITTIAQSDDKITFTKVTQTVYPGDDITLSVARPPIVRNYIWRHNGKPSWRGKNSITLKSVTRQSAGIYEIHKKRRRSWAKHGIMRLIIYDCPKGLRNPPDCNVGSKLGSCQNVGVLRQEVDKCICTPGFYGDHCEH
- the LOC139984869 gene encoding uncharacterized protein isoform X1, translating into MPSLSGLFYLMIVVSLTSAHFVLGEEKSSPCRRFEPTWQVNWENQEALGNESFNITDVMEFVGFLWNANSWMEMFGMTCVQHAPLLSQINISDYEATIVYNFCENIVSSLRDGDEWNFGACCRNGFEELFPTSNISTNFIYILDVCEIQEKCQELGCELEDMFQHIIDCYLIRNHSEYLIISLVERWSLPFLDILDWLGPSAFSGDAFALCSSLRRVSGMKLAVIINETKNISAYFLAELLEYLKLSSFCQRQPIRYNYMINLTLGLYYTNGRIGFCEDLSTAHEQRDFHSLSLFFLDHFPVVIGDKDWCQEILSVITYFTRFESDPALCTSLHNSFPFNDSADFSQTMFYRNPMVGAIAFIVKHTLEVYSMHDFATEFCKLINVTGDYPTNYYLQMICEIVGTSDLFDVERKCLAAFVPGSSTNHETFNFFSIRPLTGSYRLAIAITAVKKVLNLREISGFELCGSLGDYFNLRRENLESLSRVFLGVFLGEILPIVANSCNDFASHFDGIPDIIQHILPVMISEVIPVFIGYDRFDELCLDLINSINTHGFIEESVIQNVSNSIISNFQSKAECMKLVDSFQPLLSSIGLPDLNSLLNQTTNFESVDSLCGTLVFFMNPPCYESFTVSMTPSAVTSDPYDGLTFIQTFPYRYGTYSVMDRSISVGTGTNLPVGSYSEVVNPAFIRYMIPSKRLSAKRLSEVGVYVHILRSQFNVNSEAIITTIAQSDDKITFTKVTQTVYPGDDITLSVARPPIVRNYIWRHNGKPSWRGKNSITLKSVTRQSAGIYEIHKKRRRSWAKHGIMRLIIYDCPKGLRNPPDCNVGSKLGSCQNVGVLRQEVDKCICTPGFYGDHCEHFYGFGYFGQHEDLSCITYLCSSSLICKEDPYGCKCAPGFYGKSCSTECPAGVYGADCEGVCHCAQSNALPCDYVTGECYSGVCADGWTGWNCQEPRNDHNIS